The nucleotide window GCTGGAATTCCCATCGCCTGCATCTGACCGACTATTGGCCCAGGAGCCAAAGGAGTTGGACCCGCTGGAATTACAACATCCTTTGGAACTACGGCACCTGGCTTGGCAGGGGCAGGTTGCCTGTTCTGCTGGAGGAACTTGTAGAGCTTAAACGGGTTCATGTTAGTTACGAGGATTCCAGCGCCCCTATCTATGTATTCAGCAAGCTTCTCCAGTTCGGGCTTCCCTAGTTCCTGGGCGGCCTTCTTTATTGCCAGCTCTATTAACGTGTTCCTAGAGACTCTCAATAGGCCACCGTTCTCCCTGATTAACCTTCTCATCTGCGATAAGGGGTAAGCAGGCATGCTTGATACATCTACCAAGGCGATTACTGGATAACTCTTGATGAGGTTTGCGAGCTCTTCAACTTCCTTCTTCTTCCACTCAGCGACGTGTGCCATTCACCTCACCCCTACCCCTTCACTTTAACGGCTGGACCCATCGTGGTCTTAACGTACACTGACTTTATCTGGCTCTCTCCCCTCTCGAGCTTACCTATTATAGCGTTCAGCACCGTTTCAATGTTCTCCGCTATCTCCTCGTCGCTCATCTTTTCGGTTCCAACTGGGGCATGGACCACTGGGTTGTTCTTTAGCTGTATCCTTACCGTCTTCTTGAGCTTCTCAACTATGGGTTCTAAGTTACTCATCGTTGGAGGAACGACGACTGGCATCTTGTTCCTGGGACCCAAGTACTTACCCAGGTACCTACCTATCTTTGGCATTAATGGGGCTTCAGCTATGAAGAAGTCGTACTTCTTAGCCAACTTTCTCGCCTGTCTAGGGCTTTGAGCTATCTCCTCCAACTCGGCACTACTAATAACATCAAGCCCGAGCCTCCTCGCCGCCTCGGCAACTGCACCATCAGCGATGACCGCGATCTTCACATCTTTGCCTCTCCCGTGAGGAAGGACAACCTCGAGTTTAAACCTATTTTCGGGACGTTTTAGGTCGATATCCTTGAGGTTCACTGCAACTTCGACACTCTGTGTGAAGTTACGCGGCTTGGCCC belongs to Pyrococcus abyssi GE5 and includes:
- a CDS encoding 50S ribosomal protein L1, with product MPFDRQKIVEAVKEAKARAKPRNFTQSVEVAVNLKDIDLKRPENRFKLEVVLPHGRGKDVKIAVIADGAVAEAARRLGLDVISSAELEEIAQSPRQARKLAKKYDFFIAEAPLMPKIGRYLGKYLGPRNKMPVVVPPTMSNLEPIVEKLKKTVRIQLKNNPVVHAPVGTEKMSDEEIAENIETVLNAIIGKLERGESQIKSVYVKTTMGPAVKVKG